Proteins encoded in a region of the Hyphomicrobiales bacterium genome:
- a CDS encoding OpgC domain-containing protein, with product MNEQPTSGSMAGTDKGATLANNDHKSIDLSKVKRPRDPRLDFFRGIAMFIILIAHTSWNQWTLWIPARFGFSDATEIFVFCSGMASAIAFATVFDRHNWFMGTARVIYRTWQVYWAHIGMFIVVCVWVSWIDVVGGHGNFMKARLNLLPFFEVNTSQQLMGLLSLTYVPNYFDIMPMYMVILLMIPVVMALSRISPYAAMGFCLLLWLGTNIEAWYNWYYDASSNWLRFSAEPWKSENFQAWYYQGEIPEDVEAKLNPRWWFFNPFAWQLIFFSGFAFMRGWLPKPPVNKTLITIAIVVIIASLPLAYFRIYNGSLWSDELNEWLKSTPLKEWRASLRWLIWKTDFGLFRYTHFLAVGYLAWVAVGEGGKRLKGDGLWGKIVAIIQKVGQQSLAIFLFSMVFAQIIGYTFYPPVDHPFHITAPGSQWRWLHTTVVNFGGMITLVFVAYSVGWLKKQPWRNPPKVKAA from the coding sequence ATGAATGAACAACCGACATCGGGTTCGATGGCTGGCACTGACAAGGGGGCTACCCTTGCAAATAATGATCATAAATCAATCGATCTTAGTAAAGTAAAGCGCCCACGCGACCCACGGCTCGATTTTTTCCGTGGCATCGCCATGTTCATTATTTTGATTGCACATACATCATGGAATCAGTGGACATTGTGGATACCCGCTCGGTTTGGTTTTTCTGATGCGACAGAAATATTTGTGTTTTGCTCAGGCATGGCTTCCGCGATTGCGTTTGCAACCGTCTTTGATCGGCACAACTGGTTCATGGGTACTGCGCGCGTCATCTATCGTACCTGGCAGGTATACTGGGCACATATAGGCATGTTCATTGTTGTTTGTGTTTGGGTCTCATGGATAGATGTCGTTGGAGGTCATGGTAATTTCATGAAAGCGCGGCTCAACCTTTTGCCGTTCTTTGAGGTCAATACTTCACAACAATTGATGGGCTTGTTGTCTCTTACCTATGTGCCAAATTATTTCGACATTATGCCGATGTATATGGTCATCTTGTTGATGATCCCTGTGGTGATGGCACTGTCTAGAATCTCTCCCTATGCCGCTATGGGTTTTTGTCTCTTGCTTTGGCTTGGGACCAATATTGAAGCTTGGTACAACTGGTATTACGATGCCAGTTCTAATTGGCTGCGCTTTTCCGCCGAGCCTTGGAAGAGCGAAAACTTTCAAGCGTGGTACTACCAAGGCGAAATTCCTGAAGACGTAGAAGCAAAATTAAATCCGCGCTGGTGGTTTTTTAATCCCTTTGCCTGGCAGCTTATTTTCTTCAGTGGTTTTGCCTTTATGCGTGGATGGTTGCCAAAACCACCGGTGAATAAAACTCTGATTACGATCGCTATTGTTGTCATTATTGCTTCTCTCCCTCTCGCTTATTTTCGCATTTATAACGGTAGCCTTTGGAGCGATGAGTTAAATGAATGGTTGAAATCAACACCGTTGAAAGAATGGCGTGCCTCTCTTCGCTGGCTTATCTGGAAGACAGACTTTGGCCTGTTCCGCTATACGCACTTCCTTGCTGTTGGTTATCTAGCATGGGTCGCGGTAGGTGAGGGTGGTAAGCGTCTTAAGGGTGATGGCCTTTGGGGTAAGATTGTTGCGATCATCCAAAAAGTTGGCCAGCAATCCCTTGCTATCTTCCTTTTCTCCATGGTGTTTGCGCAAATCATTGGATACACATTCTATCCACCAGTGGACCATCCGTTCCATATCACAGCTCCTGGTTCTCAGTGGCGCTGGTTGCATACGACAGTTGTGAATTTTGGTGGTATGATAACGTTGGTCTTCGTGGCTTATTCTGTTGGTTGGCTCAAAAAACAACCATGGCGTAATCCCCCTAAAGTTAAAGCGGCCTAA
- a CDS encoding heme lyase CcmF/NrfE family subunit, with protein MIAELGHYALILALVLAMVQSIVPVWGAYRGNQQLMETASPLSVMQFLLVGISFAILVHAYIVSDFSVRNVWENSHTAKPLIYKISGTWGNHEGSMLLWVLILVVFGAMVGVFGRNLPLRLKANVLGVQAWISVAFLLFLIVTSNPFWRLSPVPLEGQDLNPLLQDIGLAIHPPLLYLGYVGFSITFAFAVAALIEGRLDSAWARWVRPWALIAWMFLTIGISMGSYWAYYELGWGGWWFWDPVENASFMPWLAGTALLHSAIVVEKRNALRVWTVLLAIMTFSLSLLGTFIVRSGLLTSVHSFATDPTRGIAILAILMFFIGGSFALFAWRSSSLTQSGIFAPISREGGLVLNNLFLSAATATVLIGTLYPLAYEAVSGEKISVGPPFFNLTMVPLCIPLLLAMPYGPFLAWKRGDIIGVSQRLLTALGLAIVATFIVYVVSADGPVLAPLGVGLGMWMLVGAISEILWRSKAFQVSFGETLRRLRHLPRSNYGSALGHGGMGVMVLGIVAVTAYGTEEFKEMKPGETIETAGYTMHFKEIRPEKFANYVQDVAIFEVRKGGRLIDEMAPAKRVYPARQFPTTESDIKTYGFSQLYMSLGDVKQDGTAVVRAYWKPYVTLIWYGTIIMFIGGGLSLADRRLRIGVPQKRALKSAAMQPAE; from the coding sequence ATGATTGCTGAACTTGGACATTATGCCCTCATTCTCGCACTGGTTTTAGCGATGGTACAATCCATCGTGCCGGTTTGGGGGGCGTATCGTGGTAATCAGCAATTGATGGAAACGGCAAGCCCGCTGTCTGTCATGCAGTTCCTGCTGGTGGGCATCTCATTTGCCATTTTAGTACATGCTTACATTGTCTCCGATTTCTCTGTGCGCAATGTTTGGGAAAATTCTCACACAGCCAAGCCGCTGATCTATAAAATCTCTGGCACATGGGGAAACCATGAAGGCTCTATGCTTTTGTGGGTTTTGATCCTTGTGGTGTTTGGCGCGATGGTTGGTGTTTTTGGTCGCAATTTACCCTTGCGCCTTAAGGCAAATGTGCTGGGTGTTCAGGCTTGGATATCGGTGGCTTTTCTGTTGTTTTTGATTGTCACATCAAACCCATTTTGGCGACTTAGTCCTGTGCCACTTGAGGGGCAGGACTTGAACCCACTGTTGCAGGATATTGGTCTCGCCATTCATCCTCCGCTGTTGTATCTCGGCTATGTCGGTTTCTCGATCACCTTTGCTTTTGCTGTGGCCGCCCTTATCGAGGGGCGGCTTGATAGCGCATGGGCGCGTTGGGTGCGGCCTTGGGCATTGATTGCATGGATGTTTTTGACCATAGGCATCTCGATGGGATCTTACTGGGCTTATTATGAGCTTGGTTGGGGCGGCTGGTGGTTCTGGGATCCGGTCGAAAACGCGAGCTTCATGCCTTGGCTTGCCGGAACGGCACTGCTGCATTCGGCTATCGTTGTTGAAAAACGCAATGCGCTGCGGGTTTGGACCGTCCTTTTGGCAATTATGACTTTCTCGCTAAGCTTGCTTGGTACCTTTATTGTGCGTTCTGGCCTGTTGACCTCGGTCCACTCCTTTGCAACTGATCCAACACGCGGCATCGCCATTCTTGCTATTTTGATGTTCTTCATTGGCGGCTCCTTTGCTCTTTTCGCATGGCGCTCCTCGTCGCTCACCCAAAGTGGTATTTTTGCACCGATCAGTCGCGAAGGCGGCTTGGTGTTGAACAATCTGTTCTTGTCAGCAGCAACGGCAACTGTGCTTATCGGCACGCTTTATCCGCTGGCCTATGAAGCGGTGAGTGGTGAGAAAATATCGGTCGGGCCTCCGTTCTTCAATCTCACCATGGTGCCACTGTGCATTCCGCTACTTCTGGCCATGCCTTATGGTCCTTTTTTGGCGTGGAAGCGCGGCGATATTATCGGTGTAAGCCAGCGCCTTTTGACAGCCCTTGGTCTGGCCATTGTCGCGACATTCATCGTCTATGTTGTGTCTGCTGATGGACCTGTTCTCGCACCTCTTGGCGTTGGACTTGGCATGTGGATGCTTGTGGGGGCAATCTCCGAAATTCTATGGCGCTCTAAAGCGTTTCAGGTCAGCTTCGGTGAAACTCTGCGTCGTCTTCGCCATTTGCCGCGCTCTAATTATGGGTCGGCCTTAGGCCATGGAGGCATGGGCGTGATGGTGCTCGGCATTGTCGCTGTAACCGCCTATGGCACTGAAGAATTCAAGGAAATGAAGCCCGGCGAGACGATTGAAACGGCAGGCTATACCATGCATTTCAAAGAAATTCGACCTGAGAAATTTGCCAACTATGTGCAAGATGTTGCGATCTTTGAGGTGCGCAAGGGCGGTCGTTTGATCGACGAAATGGCGCCAGCAAAACGGGTTTATCCGGCGCGCCAGTTTCCGACCACAGAATCCGACATCAAAACCTATGGCTTCTCTCAGCTCTATATGTCGCTAGGCGATGTGAAGCAGGACGGAACAGCGGTCGTGCGGGCGTATTGGAAGCCTTATGTGACGCTGATTTGGTACGGTACGATCATCATGTTCATTGGTGGCGGCCTGTCTTTGGCGGATCGTCGTTTGCGCATTGGCGTGCCGCAAAAACGGGCGCTAAAATCAGCCGCCATGCAGCCGGCGGAGTAA
- a CDS encoding P-loop NTPase, whose product MSDAVKDAVKKQLSLVKGPDLKGDLMSLDLVSDIFVTGEKVMFSISVPAERAEELEPLRKAAESAVLEVDGINKVTAVLTAEKTGGSGAPAPAQPKANPQSNPMAAPPSQQAEAAKAGVPGVKHIIAVASGKGGVGKSTTSINLALGLSALGHEVGVLDADIYGPSMPRLLGLTGRPEAEGRLLHPMENFGIKVMSMGFLVEEETPMIWRGPMVISALTQMLREVAWGELDVLVVDMPPGTGDAQLTMAQQVPLSGAVIVSTPQDLALIDARKGLNMFRKVDVPLLGLIENMSYFICPSCNERSDIFGHGGAKREAERIGVPFLGEVPLHMSIRETSDSGAPIVVSEPSSAHAEIYRDIAAQVWETLEGDSVNAPKSAPKIVFE is encoded by the coding sequence ATGAGTGACGCAGTAAAAGACGCGGTTAAAAAGCAGCTTAGCCTTGTGAAAGGGCCGGACCTTAAAGGTGATTTGATGTCACTGGATTTAGTGTCTGATATCTTTGTTACCGGTGAAAAGGTGATGTTCTCGATATCTGTACCAGCTGAGCGTGCAGAAGAACTTGAGCCATTGCGCAAAGCCGCTGAAAGCGCCGTGCTTGAAGTGGATGGGATTAACAAGGTTACGGCCGTTTTGACCGCTGAAAAAACAGGTGGTTCTGGCGCGCCAGCACCCGCACAGCCAAAAGCCAATCCCCAATCGAATCCAATGGCCGCTCCTCCATCACAACAAGCTGAAGCTGCCAAAGCCGGTGTTCCCGGCGTCAAACACATCATTGCGGTCGCCTCAGGCAAAGGCGGAGTGGGTAAATCCACCACTTCGATCAACCTTGCATTAGGTCTTTCTGCTTTGGGTCATGAGGTTGGTGTGCTGGATGCTGATATCTACGGTCCATCCATGCCACGCCTTTTGGGCCTCACAGGTCGGCCTGAAGCAGAAGGTCGTCTGCTACATCCGATGGAAAATTTTGGCATTAAAGTCATGTCCATGGGTTTCCTCGTTGAAGAAGAAACGCCGATGATATGGCGTGGCCCAATGGTCATTTCTGCGCTCACCCAGATGCTACGAGAAGTGGCTTGGGGTGAATTGGATGTGCTCGTTGTTGATATGCCACCGGGAACCGGTGACGCACAATTGACCATGGCGCAGCAGGTGCCGCTTTCTGGTGCGGTTATTGTCTCAACGCCACAAGATCTGGCGCTGATTGATGCTCGCAAGGGTCTGAATATGTTCCGCAAAGTGGATGTACCCCTTCTCGGTCTCATCGAGAATATGAGTTATTTCATATGCCCGTCTTGTAATGAGCGATCAGACATATTTGGTCATGGTGGCGCGAAGCGAGAAGCCGAGCGCATTGGTGTGCCCTTTTTAGGAGAAGTGCCGCTTCATATGAGCATTCGTGAAACGTCCGATTCTGGAGCGCCAATCGTTGTGTCAGAACCATCATCGGCCCATGCTGAAATCTATCGTGATATTGCGGCACAGGTATGGGAAACATTGGAAGGCGACAGTGTGAACGCGCCAAAGAGTGCGCCAAAGATCGTGTTTGAGTGA
- a CDS encoding tetratricopeptide repeat protein has protein sequence MQDKFGCEIEISGGNPEAALAAWDGLCHAFLSHGITTPDFLGDLFKHDPDNVLGLACKTIFMVLAGRREVMKGAGNALDKATKVMEERGTLPRRELDYLTAAKLSYNGQWARAAIILDAIGDYEPHDAMAFKLSYGLRFMLGDRFGLRASSLKAIERFGPGHVATGYIYGCHAFALEETGDYKAAEKFGKEGVFMAPDDAWGLHAVAHVFDMTAQAEAGIDWLEKRENQWAHCNNFSLHFFWHLALHYLEVGNYQKALDLYDNDIRQDHTDDYRDISNATGLLARLEGLGVNVGHRWEELNALCEKRADDNCVVFADLHYMQALGSMNNVKAMDKLISTLQTNADNGMRDTDEVNRAVGIVAAKGIRDFYDGDFKSAFNQLASARPLMQQIGGSHAQRDNFERMTIDAGLKAGRYQEAKALIEDRTWRRSVEDSYARDRMTAALTENFGQKNDSNTGKTPLIALATAQN, from the coding sequence ATGCAAGATAAATTTGGATGTGAAATTGAGATTTCAGGTGGCAATCCAGAAGCAGCCCTCGCTGCGTGGGATGGTCTATGCCATGCTTTCTTGTCACATGGAATTACCACACCAGATTTTCTTGGTGATCTGTTCAAACATGATCCTGACAATGTACTTGGTTTGGCGTGCAAAACCATTTTTATGGTTTTAGCAGGGCGTCGTGAGGTGATGAAAGGTGCTGGAAACGCTCTCGACAAAGCAACAAAAGTTATGGAAGAGCGCGGCACATTGCCTCGTCGTGAATTGGATTATTTAACGGCTGCCAAACTTTCCTATAATGGTCAGTGGGCACGTGCTGCAATTATTCTTGATGCTATTGGCGATTATGAGCCCCATGACGCAATGGCATTTAAACTTTCTTACGGCTTGCGTTTCATGCTCGGGGATCGTTTTGGTCTGCGTGCTTCAAGCCTTAAAGCGATTGAGCGCTTTGGCCCTGGCCATGTAGCCACTGGCTACATCTATGGCTGCCATGCATTCGCCCTCGAAGAAACGGGTGATTACAAAGCGGCTGAAAAATTTGGTAAAGAAGGTGTCTTCATGGCACCGGATGATGCTTGGGGCCTACATGCTGTAGCCCATGTATTTGATATGACGGCGCAAGCTGAAGCGGGCATTGACTGGCTCGAAAAGCGCGAAAACCAATGGGCGCATTGCAACAATTTTTCTCTCCATTTCTTCTGGCATTTGGCTCTTCATTATCTTGAAGTGGGTAATTATCAAAAAGCCCTCGATCTTTATGATAATGATATTCGCCAAGACCACACCGATGACTATCGTGATATTTCTAATGCAACGGGCCTCTTGGCACGGCTTGAGGGACTCGGTGTTAATGTGGGTCATCGCTGGGAAGAACTGAATGCCCTTTGCGAAAAGCGCGCTGATGATAATTGTGTTGTCTTCGCTGACCTCCATTATATGCAGGCCCTTGGCAGCATGAATAATGTGAAGGCCATGGATAAGCTTATATCTACTCTGCAAACCAATGCAGATAACGGAATGCGCGACACAGATGAAGTAAACCGTGCTGTGGGTATTGTGGCGGCAAAAGGTATCCGTGATTTTTATGATGGCGACTTCAAATCAGCATTCAATCAACTTGCCAGCGCCCGCCCATTAATGCAGCAAATCGGTGGCAGCCATGCGCAACGTGATAATTTTGAACGCATGACCATCGATGCAGGCCTTAAAGCAGGTCGCTATCAAGAGGCAAAAGCATTGATTGAAGACCGCACATGGCGCCGTAGCGTGGAAGATTCTTACGCTCGCGATCGTATGACTGCGGCACTTACGGAAAATTTTGGACAAAAAAATGATAGCAATACGGGTAAAACACCTTTAATTGCTTTGGCCACAGCACAGAATTGA
- a CDS encoding nuclear transport factor 2 family protein: MNEQRPPLPPFTAETAALKARKAEDAWNHQDPVKVSLAYTEDSWWRNRSQFIHGRAAIVDFLSGKWERELEYRLIKEVWAFHGNQIAARFQYEYHNADGDWFRAHGNEQWRFDENGLMMRREASINDVAIKESERKFIWPKGPRPDDYPGLSELGL, from the coding sequence ATGAATGAACAACGTCCACCCCTTCCCCCTTTCACGGCTGAAACAGCAGCACTTAAAGCGCGCAAGGCTGAAGACGCTTGGAACCATCAAGATCCCGTCAAAGTGTCTCTCGCCTATACTGAAGACAGCTGGTGGCGCAACCGCTCTCAGTTTATTCATGGGCGCGCTGCAATTGTCGATTTCTTGAGCGGCAAATGGGAACGGGAATTAGAATATCGGTTGATCAAGGAAGTCTGGGCCTTCCATGGCAACCAAATCGCGGCGCGGTTTCAATATGAATATCATAACGCCGATGGTGATTGGTTCCGCGCCCACGGTAACGAGCAATGGCGCTTTGATGAAAATGGTCTGATGATGCGCCGTGAGGCCAGTATCAATGATGTGGCCATCAAAGAATCCGAGCGCAAATTCATATGGCCCAAAGGCCCACGCCCTGATGATTATCCGGGCTTGAGTGAACTGGGATTATAA
- the ccmI gene encoding c-type cytochrome biogenesis protein CcmI: protein MELENAPLFFWVLAGLLTLAAIASALWPMVRKQNDEHLNAEANEGTRLILIDQLEEIKRDRDRGLINEDEEASARAELGRRLLALDRETPPSPNTIKAGRREIYPWLMILLIPLATVGFYSLSGGGNQPTVQATSGASGPEAEAGNPSVPDIKTLVAQVEAHLANNPDDVRGWQTIAPVYQRQGKLDKAEEAFRKALSIGADDKSITGVMQNGLGQVLTQKEQGIVGDEALTLFRQAQINEPRDATGFFFEAIALSQDQKRSEAISAWEILIDRFGQQNPPWLEVAQQTLASLKAEAVAEETTSDETKGPTAEDVEEISNFNEEDRNELIASMVDGLAARLESDPNNLSGWLQLIRSYIVLERKNDAASALKKARETFKDNAQSISKLDEIAQQNDL, encoded by the coding sequence TTGGAACTGGAAAACGCGCCACTGTTTTTCTGGGTATTGGCAGGTTTATTGACACTTGCAGCCATCGCCTCTGCTTTGTGGCCTATGGTTCGCAAACAAAATGATGAACATTTAAATGCCGAGGCAAACGAGGGCACTCGGTTGATCTTGATTGATCAGCTTGAAGAAATCAAACGCGACCGCGATCGAGGCCTTATCAATGAAGATGAAGAAGCAAGTGCACGCGCTGAATTGGGCAGGCGCTTGCTCGCCCTTGACCGGGAAACACCGCCTTCACCAAATACGATAAAGGCTGGCAGGCGTGAGATTTATCCGTGGTTGATGATTTTATTGATCCCACTTGCAACCGTTGGTTTTTATTCCTTATCTGGAGGGGGTAATCAACCCACTGTGCAGGCGACTTCTGGTGCCAGTGGTCCCGAAGCTGAGGCAGGCAATCCAAGCGTGCCAGACATTAAAACATTGGTGGCACAGGTCGAAGCCCATCTTGCGAATAACCCCGATGATGTGCGCGGATGGCAAACAATAGCGCCAGTTTATCAGCGTCAAGGCAAGCTTGATAAAGCCGAAGAAGCCTTCCGCAAAGCCTTGTCTATTGGCGCAGATGACAAGAGCATAACGGGAGTGATGCAAAACGGCTTGGGTCAAGTCTTAACCCAAAAAGAGCAGGGTATTGTGGGCGATGAAGCGCTCACTCTTTTCCGTCAAGCACAGATCAATGAACCACGCGATGCTACCGGGTTTTTCTTTGAGGCTATTGCGTTGTCACAAGACCAAAAACGCAGCGAAGCGATTTCTGCTTGGGAAATTTTAATTGACCGATTTGGTCAACAAAACCCACCTTGGCTCGAGGTGGCACAACAAACGCTTGCATCATTAAAAGCCGAGGCCGTTGCAGAAGAAACTACAAGTGATGAGACAAAAGGCCCCACAGCTGAAGATGTTGAGGAGATCAGCAATTTTAATGAGGAAGATCGAAATGAGTTAATAGCATCCATGGTGGATGGACTTGCGGCACGCCTTGAGAGTGATCCAAACAATTTGAGTGGTTGGCTTCAGCTCATTCGCTCCTATATTGTATTAGAGAGAAAAAATGACGCCGCGTCCGCGCTCAAAAAAGCGCGTGAGACCTTTAAAGATAATGCACAATCAATTTCAAAGCTCGATGAGATTGCTCAACAAAATGATTTGTAG
- a CDS encoding cytochrome c-type biogenesis protein has protein sequence MRVFVALIFLCFNVLPALAVNPDEVLSDPALEARARALSVNLRCLVCQNQSIDDSDAELAKDLRVLVRERLVAGDSDVAVIDYIVARYGEYVLLKPRLGAHTIVLWLSPFVLLFIGIASLIIWQRRRPQMAGEALSTEEESALEDILKDR, from the coding sequence ATGAGAGTATTTGTCGCCTTGATTTTTCTTTGTTTCAACGTGCTTCCCGCCTTGGCTGTTAATCCCGATGAAGTGCTGTCTGATCCGGCATTAGAGGCGCGGGCGCGGGCTCTATCAGTCAATCTTCGCTGTCTGGTTTGCCAAAATCAATCCATCGATGATTCCGACGCGGAGCTCGCTAAAGACCTGCGCGTGCTTGTGCGTGAGCGATTGGTTGCAGGTGATAGTGATGTGGCTGTGATTGATTATATCGTGGCACGCTACGGCGAATACGTCCTGCTTAAACCACGCTTAGGGGCGCATACAATTGTTTTGTGGCTGTCCCCCTTCGTCCTCTTATTCATCGGCATCGCCTCCCTCATAATCTGGCAACGCCGCCGACCGCAAATGGCAGGGGAAGCCTTGAGTACTGAGGAAGAATCCGCGCTTGAGGATATTTTGAAGGACCGGTGA
- a CDS encoding acyl-CoA synthetase, whose translation MSRADYEAFPKTKANYEPLTPLSFLVRTKDIYPHRTSVVYGKRRFTWGETYERCVRLASALHNHGIAIGDTVSVMALNTPEIFEAHYGVNMAGAVLNTINVRLDADTVGYILEFGEAKVIITDTQFSDTVKEALKLSGRDDILVIDIVDEEVESLPQGGERLGTMTYEEFLDSGEPAFDWKMPEDEWQSMALNFTSGSTGRPKGVVYHHRGAYMIATSTAMGWPVQKHPVYMYIVPMFHCNGWGHAWTMTAMAGTIICCRNVVAKDMYDLIAEHKVTHFGGAPIVLSFLINAKDDEKRAFDHEVNVYTAGAPPPAVVLEAAGKIGFNVTHVYGLTETYGHVTECAWQDEWADLSSQERAGIQSRQGVAVQNMEPITVLDPETGEPVPHDGETIGEIAMRGNCVMKGYYKNPEATDEAFKDGYFHSGDLAVIHPTKYIQIKDRLKDIIISGGENISSVEVEATLARHPKVMLAAVVAKPDEKWGETPAAFLELKPGETVSEAEIIAFCREYLAGFKCPKSVYFQELPKTATGKIQKFELRKKLTACSR comes from the coding sequence ATGAGCCGTGCTGATTATGAGGCTTTTCCCAAAACAAAAGCCAATTATGAACCACTGACACCCCTGTCTTTTCTTGTGCGCACAAAGGATATTTATCCACATCGTACGTCGGTGGTTTATGGCAAACGCCGCTTCACGTGGGGTGAAACCTATGAGCGCTGTGTTCGCCTTGCCTCTGCACTACATAATCATGGCATCGCTATTGGTGACACGGTGTCTGTTATGGCACTGAACACGCCAGAAATATTTGAAGCGCACTACGGGGTAAATATGGCTGGTGCCGTGTTGAACACCATCAATGTGCGGCTAGATGCTGATACGGTCGGCTATATTTTAGAATTCGGTGAAGCAAAAGTTATCATTACGGATACTCAGTTTTCAGACACCGTCAAGGAAGCACTGAAACTGTCGGGGCGAGATGATATTCTTGTCATAGATATTGTCGATGAGGAAGTTGAAAGCCTGCCGCAAGGTGGCGAACGTCTTGGCACTATGACCTATGAAGAGTTTCTCGACAGTGGTGAGCCTGCATTTGATTGGAAAATGCCAGAAGATGAGTGGCAATCGATGGCGTTGAATTTTACGTCTGGCTCAACTGGTCGCCCCAAAGGCGTCGTTTATCATCATCGCGGTGCTTATATGATTGCGACAAGTACAGCCATGGGCTGGCCTGTGCAAAAACACCCCGTTTATATGTACATTGTACCGATGTTTCACTGCAACGGTTGGGGGCATGCTTGGACAATGACCGCGATGGCTGGCACCATTATATGTTGTCGTAATGTGGTTGCCAAAGATATGTATGATTTGATCGCTGAACACAAAGTCACCCATTTTGGCGGTGCACCAATTGTCTTGTCATTCTTGATCAATGCAAAAGACGATGAAAAGCGTGCATTTGATCATGAGGTCAATGTATATACAGCTGGCGCTCCTCCGCCTGCGGTAGTTTTGGAGGCTGCCGGTAAAATAGGTTTCAATGTTACTCATGTTTATGGCCTGACTGAAACTTATGGCCATGTGACCGAGTGTGCATGGCAGGATGAGTGGGCAGATTTATCCTCACAAGAGCGCGCGGGTATTCAGTCGCGCCAAGGGGTGGCGGTGCAAAATATGGAACCGATAACGGTACTTGATCCTGAAACGGGAGAGCCTGTACCACACGACGGCGAGACAATTGGTGAAATTGCTATGCGTGGTAATTGCGTCATGAAAGGTTATTATAAAAATCCCGAAGCAACCGATGAAGCATTCAAAGATGGATACTTCCATTCGGGTGACTTGGCCGTCATCCATCCGACAAAATATATTCAAATAAAAGATCGGTTGAAGGATATTATTATCTCGGGGGGGGAGAATATTTCCTCCGTCGAAGTAGAAGCGACACTTGCGCGACACCCGAAAGTAATGCTTGCAGCCGTGGTTGCTAAACCAGATGAAAAATGGGGTGAGACACCAGCAGCCTTTTTGGAATTAAAGCCTGGCGAGACGGTGAGTGAAGCCGAGATCATTGCTTTTTGTCGCGAGTATCTAGCGGGGTTCAAATGCCCGAAGTCCGTTTATTTTCAAGAGTTGCCCAAAACGGCGACGGGCAAGATTCAAAAATTCGAATTAAGAAAAAAACTAACAGCCTGTTCACGCTAA
- the rirA gene encoding iron-responsive transcriptional regulator RirA, protein MRLTKQANYAVRILMYCAANADGLSKVATIAKVYDVSEYFLFKILQPLVESGYIETVRGRSGGIRMAKSAADITLGEVIRAAEDKFIMAECFEEDATSCPLLSSCAFNSALSEALGAFFKVLDSYTIEDLVVNKSRVRELLGMFGMEEGEVAAVS, encoded by the coding sequence ATGCGTCTAACCAAACAAGCTAATTATGCGGTTCGTATCTTGATGTATTGCGCCGCGAACGCGGATGGGCTGAGCAAGGTTGCAACAATTGCGAAAGTCTATGATGTATCTGAGTATTTTTTGTTCAAGATACTCCAGCCACTCGTCGAAAGCGGATATATCGAAACCGTGAGAGGGCGATCTGGTGGCATCCGCATGGCCAAGTCTGCTGCTGATATTACATTGGGTGAAGTGATACGTGCTGCTGAGGATAAATTCATTATGGCGGAATGTTTTGAAGAAGATGCAACATCTTGTCCGCTTCTGTCTTCCTGCGCATTTAATTCCGCACTCTCCGAAGCTTTGGGAGCCTTTTTTAAGGTCCTAGATAGCTACACAATTGAAGACCTTGTTGTGAACAAAAGCCGTGTCCGTGAACTTTTAGGAATGTTCGGCATGGAAGAAGGCGAAGTCGCGGCAGTTTCTTGA
- the ccmE gene encoding cytochrome c maturation protein CcmE: MQKTRKKIRLVLIGVVGAVLSVAVGLVLFGLSDQITLFKTPTDIATEGLDPGTRVRVGGLVKEETWEKEGTSHTFTVTDGGNDLSITYVGILPDLFREGQGVVLEGSRNNSGVFVADNVLAKHDENYVPKEVADALKAQGVWKPGEALPSTN; the protein is encoded by the coding sequence ATGCAAAAAACCAGAAAGAAAATACGGCTTGTTCTAATCGGCGTTGTAGGTGCTGTTTTGAGTGTTGCCGTTGGGCTTGTTCTTTTTGGCTTGAGCGATCAAATCACCTTGTTCAAAACCCCGACTGATATTGCGACCGAAGGTCTTGACCCTGGAACGCGGGTCCGTGTCGGTGGACTAGTTAAAGAAGAGACATGGGAGAAAGAAGGTACGAGCCATACTTTCACAGTGACCGACGGTGGTAATGACCTTAGCATTACCTATGTCGGTATTTTGCCGGACCTCTTCCGTGAGGGCCAAGGGGTTGTGCTTGAAGGTTCGCGTAATAATTCTGGCGTTTTTGTCGCCGACAATGTGCTTGCTAAACATGACGAGAATTATGTGCCTAAAGAGGTTGCCGACGCGCTGAAAGCACAAGGGGTCTGGAAGCCGGGCGAAGCATTGCCTTCAACGAATTAG